Part of the Podospora pseudopauciseta strain CBS 411.78 chromosome 7 map unlocalized CBS411.78m_7.2, whole genome shotgun sequence genome, ATCAGGTAGCAAGCGTATTGATGATTCCGAGTGGCAGTGGTCTGATCCTGGCATCATCATTATCGCCGTGATGGGAATCGGAGGAGGTGTGATTGCTGTCGTCTCGTTCTTTTTAATGTGTCGCAGCAGCACACCTAAGACGGGAGGGATAAAACCATTCAGCGTCTACGTCTTTTTCTTCGCCGGTCTGGTGTGCGCgttggggtggttttggcttGCTGACTATGGGCCCGTGATCGTCACTGGCAACACACTGGGCCAACCTCGCCAAGGCAAAAACGCGCTGTTTTGGGTCTACTTTGTGTTTCAGTGGGTTCCCCTTTTCACCATCTGAACTTCTTGCAGGAATCGTTTACGAAGTTGTTATGGTGGTATTTCTGGAAGCaaaaggggaagaagggatGAAACGGCCCCGCAAAAGTTTGAGGTCATCGCCAAAACCCTGAACCGACCCCTGTCTGGGGCTCAGAGTACAGCGCTAGACTTGTTGGAGACTGCTCCGGTGGCATTGGCGCGTGAGCCAGAGTTTGGGTTCTCGTCGTCGGGTTGAATGGCTCCACCGAGACACAGGGTTCAGATTGTATTTAGGATGCTTGATCTGCCCCGATTGTAGATCTGATCCTCACTGTGGCTGGCTGCATCGTTCTTTTTGACTCgttcttttgtttgtttcttcAAAATCCCGGCGCTTGCGTCCTATTCAATTTGTTTGTTGTATTTGTTTACTTTGCAACTTCTCACATTCATCAACACCGAATCGCAACAATGAGATTCTTCGGTCTTCTTGCTATTGGAGCTGGGCTCGTCTCTGCCGGTACGTTGAAGATGGATTGCATCTGAAAAAGCCCCTTAGCTAACACAGTAACAAACagctcccatcatctccgaTCTTGCCATTCCAGCGGCTTCCGAGCTCAGCTCTAGACAAGCTGGCAGTGCTTGTTTTATAATCGGCAACACCGTTCTCCCCAAGGAAACATCAGACTTTGTCAACCAGCTCCGTCCACGCATCACTTGCAACAATAGCCGCCGAACATTATCCAACGTTCCTGATGTAACCGCTGATGGggtctccttctcttccatCAACTTTGCCACCTCTTCCCAAGCCCCATTGCAGTTTGCCCTGAGCAGATTCGCGACTCCGACACCACTTCGTT contains:
- a CDS encoding uncharacterized protein (EggNog:ENOG503P3DB), which gives rise to MRFFGLLAIGAGLVSAAPIISDLAIPAASELSSRQAGSACFIIGNTVLPKETSDFVNQLRPRITCNNSRRTLSNVPDVTADGVSFSSINFATSSQAPLQFALSRFATPTPLRSANLAQFQRQLDVYIATEAGIRSVNGNLAIKVPKFFLQFQISRIQTAQGNPPRAAGLQVNHLLEKVLKNSPRESQLHEQVRALARSLA